In Candidatus Cloacimonas sp., one genomic interval encodes:
- a CDS encoding tyrosine-type recombinase/integrase, with protein MNALTTAAANQLQAQQGITADLFNRFINYIDGSPKTVETYRRALKQFITWLQAAGITQPARSDILAYREQLKATHKPSTTQAYITAVRLFFAWLEQEGLYNNIADHIKGAKLDREHKKDALTTAQIKDILNSIDTKDTQGRRDYAILALAVTGGLRTIELQRANIGDIRAAGDNTVLYIQGKGREEKTEYIKLPAPVEKAIRAYLKARGKAPATDPLFTSASDRNNGGRLTTKSISRLIKSRFIAAGYNSEMLTAHSLRHTAGTLNLLNGGSLEETQQLLRHSNINTTMIYLHHIDRAKNQSEERIAGAIF; from the coding sequence ATGAACGCATTAACAACCGCAGCCGCTAACCAATTACAGGCGCAGCAAGGCATAACAGCGGATCTATTTAACAGATTTATAAATTACATAGACGGCAGCCCAAAGACGGTAGAAACATACCGCCGGGCGCTTAAGCAGTTTATAACATGGCTACAGGCGGCAGGGATAACCCAGCCCGCCCGCTCGGACATTTTAGCCTATAGGGAACAGCTGAAGGCAACACACAAACCCAGCACCACACAGGCATATATAACAGCTGTACGGCTATTCTTTGCATGGCTGGAACAGGAAGGCTTATATAATAATATAGCGGATCATATCAAAGGCGCAAAGCTCGACAGGGAACACAAAAAAGACGCTTTAACAACGGCGCAGATTAAGGACATATTAAACAGCATAGACACAAAGGACACACAGGGGCGGCGGGACTATGCAATTTTAGCGCTTGCAGTAACCGGCGGATTAAGAACAATAGAGTTGCAGCGGGCAAATATAGGGGATATAAGGGCAGCCGGGGACAATACAGTTTTATATATACAGGGAAAAGGAAGGGAAGAAAAAACCGAATATATAAAGCTACCAGCGCCCGTAGAAAAAGCAATAAGGGCATATCTTAAAGCCAGGGGCAAAGCACCCGCCACAGATCCGCTATTTACAAGCGCCAGCGACAGAAACAACGGCGGAAGGCTAACTACAAAAAGCATTAGCCGGCTAATTAAAAGCCGCTTTATTGCAGCCGGATATAACAGCGAAATGCTAACAGCCCACAGCTTAAGGCACACAGCAGGAACGCTAAACCTATTAAACGGCGGAAGCCTGGAAGAAACGCAACAGCTATTAAGGCATAGCAACATAAATACAACAATGATTTATTTACACCACATAGACCGGGCAAAAAACCAAAGCGAAGAACGCATAGCCGGGGCGATATTTTAG